One genomic segment of Candidatus Baltobacteraceae bacterium includes these proteins:
- a CDS encoding HAD family acid phosphatase, which yields MMRLLAATVLAAVYSLNGGVPNVQTVKQEIITYYDSGRHDADVARVDAHLQSYVDRRLKQHVREPAVVFDIDDTMLSTFAYEQAHDFGYDARSWSRWEHEDRFPPILPTRRLARELVREHVAIFYVTGRRQSQREVTIRELALAGYPKPAGYSFRPARDHADSVIPFKSAARAAIAARGFDILASIGDQWSDLRGGHAEHLYKLPNPMYLIP from the coding sequence ATGATGCGTCTCCTGGCGGCAACGGTACTGGCCGCGGTGTACTCGCTCAACGGCGGCGTGCCGAACGTTCAAACCGTCAAACAAGAAATCATCACCTATTACGATTCGGGGCGGCACGACGCGGACGTCGCGAGGGTCGACGCGCACCTTCAGTCGTATGTCGATAGGCGCCTCAAGCAGCACGTGCGCGAGCCGGCCGTCGTTTTCGACATCGACGACACCATGCTCTCGACGTTCGCTTACGAGCAGGCGCATGATTTCGGGTATGACGCTCGGTCATGGTCGCGCTGGGAACACGAGGACCGTTTCCCGCCGATCCTGCCGACGCGACGACTCGCGCGAGAACTCGTGCGGGAGCACGTCGCGATCTTCTACGTCACCGGGCGGCGACAGTCCCAGCGAGAAGTGACGATACGTGAACTTGCGCTAGCCGGGTATCCGAAGCCGGCCGGATACTCTTTCCGCCCTGCGCGCGATCACGCAGACTCGGTCATTCCGTTCAAGTCGGCGGCGCGGGCTGCGATCGCCGCACGCGGCTTCGATATTCTTGCGAGTATCGGCGATCAGTGGAGCGACCTTCGCGGCGGCCACGCTGAGCATCTGTACAAGCTTCCGAACCCGATGTATCTGATTCCCTAG
- a CDS encoding MFS transporter — MASGNPAAGRYPIAAAALALLIAGVFMPSPLYEYYRAHWGLTPGEISIVFAIYAGSLIPTLLFFGGVSDELGRRKTLTIAIGIAALAALTLACASNLWALLAGRVLQGVAIGIGTPTATAAIREWIAPGIENRVGIVAMVAIAIGSAFGALLAGLLAEYAPLPTVSAFIVYIVLAAIMVLVVRTVPSCPHCVSAWHRGLPSIPPRIRRPFFVAAAQSFVGWSVIAIFASLVPSFLEAALGVHNLIVGSFVICFIQVGALLAAYVSGHLNNRTAILAALLTLGVGLWTLLLAVPHNALVLLALGVAIAGFGNGLGYVAGLNIVTAIAPPEHRAETLSALFVASYLGFSIPALAVGLAANHVGLYVAIIGAAVALGVAAVVIMLATTQHNLEASL, encoded by the coding sequence ATGGCTAGCGGTAACCCCGCGGCCGGACGTTATCCGATCGCAGCCGCCGCACTTGCATTACTGATAGCCGGCGTCTTCATGCCCTCGCCGCTCTACGAGTATTATCGTGCGCATTGGGGCTTGACGCCGGGCGAGATCAGCATCGTGTTCGCCATCTACGCAGGATCGTTGATCCCGACCTTACTGTTCTTCGGCGGCGTTTCGGACGAGCTCGGACGGCGCAAGACGTTGACGATTGCAATCGGCATCGCTGCGCTCGCGGCGCTCACGCTTGCATGTGCGTCAAATCTGTGGGCGCTGCTCGCCGGCCGCGTGTTGCAGGGCGTCGCAATAGGTATTGGGACTCCGACTGCGACGGCCGCGATCCGCGAATGGATCGCGCCGGGAATCGAAAATCGCGTTGGGATCGTCGCAATGGTAGCCATCGCGATCGGCTCCGCCTTTGGTGCGTTGCTCGCGGGGCTGTTGGCCGAGTATGCGCCTCTCCCGACCGTCTCGGCGTTCATCGTGTACATCGTACTTGCGGCGATCATGGTGCTTGTCGTACGGACCGTTCCCTCGTGCCCGCACTGTGTAAGTGCTTGGCACCGGGGTTTGCCGTCAATTCCACCTAGGATACGCCGGCCGTTTTTCGTAGCAGCGGCACAGTCGTTTGTTGGGTGGTCCGTGATTGCGATCTTCGCATCGCTCGTGCCGTCGTTCTTGGAAGCTGCCCTTGGCGTGCACAATCTCATCGTCGGGTCGTTCGTTATCTGCTTCATCCAAGTCGGGGCGCTGCTTGCCGCCTACGTGAGCGGGCACCTGAATAATCGTACTGCAATACTCGCAGCGCTGCTCACGCTTGGTGTTGGGCTATGGACGTTGTTGCTTGCGGTTCCGCACAACGCTCTCGTCTTGCTCGCACTCGGTGTCGCGATCGCCGGATTCGGCAACGGGCTCGGCTACGTCGCCGGACTGAACATCGTCACCGCCATTGCGCCGCCCGAACATCGTGCCGAGACGCTCTCGGCGCTGTTCGTCGCCAGCTATCTTGGTTTCAGCATCCCGGCGCTCGCCGTCGGGCTTGCCGCCAACCACGTCGGGCTCTACGTGGCGATTATCGGTGCCGCGGTCGCGCTCGGCGTCGCTGCCGTGGTGATTATGCTTGCAACGACGCAGCACAATCTCGAAGCTTCCCTCTAG
- a CDS encoding glutaredoxin domain-containing protein yields MIDTNIVLYQAEWCPYCARVRAKMTDLLLDYKIVNVPSEHAKRTNVKEIFGVTGIPSMVAGEVKIADDDDAIIDYLEKTYG; encoded by the coding sequence ATGATCGATACGAACATCGTGCTCTATCAAGCAGAATGGTGCCCCTACTGCGCGCGCGTGCGCGCCAAGATGACCGATCTGCTGCTCGATTACAAAATCGTGAACGTGCCGAGCGAACACGCCAAGCGCACGAACGTCAAAGAAATCTTCGGGGTGACCGGCATTCCTTCGATGGTTGCCGGCGAAGTAAAGATCGCGGACGACGACGACGCGATCATCGACTATCTCGAAAAGACGTATGGCTAG
- the rocF gene encoding arginase, giving the protein MATDIRPSRTARVDVIGVPMDLGASRRGVDMGPSAIRYAKLNERLRELGIAEVIDRGNLTVPIREALEATDSSAKYLDVIQRVCDELAQLVEASVRSGGLPIVLGGDHSIAMGTLAGLTRARSAPPGLVWIDAHSDINNPQSSPSGNVHGMPLWFALENGYALPETTVQIGLRDVDEIERRLLRESGVRAFSMTDVDKYGMTTIMSRTLEIAGAAGRAIHVSYDMDAIDPSEAPGTGTPVKGGLSFREAHLAMEMLYESGQLRSIEMVEINPILDTRNQTASLAVGLICSALGKSIL; this is encoded by the coding sequence ATGGCGACCGATATCCGCCCCAGCCGCACTGCCCGCGTCGACGTGATCGGCGTTCCGATGGATTTGGGTGCAAGCCGTCGCGGTGTCGATATGGGACCGTCCGCGATTCGCTATGCGAAGTTGAACGAGCGCTTGCGTGAACTGGGCATCGCCGAGGTGATCGATCGCGGCAACCTCACGGTCCCGATTCGCGAGGCTTTAGAGGCCACCGACTCCTCCGCTAAATACCTCGACGTCATTCAACGTGTGTGCGATGAGTTGGCGCAACTCGTCGAAGCGAGCGTCCGTTCCGGCGGCCTGCCGATCGTCCTCGGAGGCGATCATTCGATCGCAATGGGCACGCTCGCGGGCCTCACGCGTGCGCGCTCGGCGCCGCCCGGGTTGGTATGGATCGACGCGCACTCGGACATCAATAATCCGCAGAGCTCACCCAGCGGCAACGTGCACGGCATGCCGCTCTGGTTTGCGCTCGAGAATGGCTATGCATTGCCGGAAACGACGGTGCAGATCGGTTTGCGCGACGTCGATGAGATCGAGCGGCGGTTACTGCGCGAATCCGGCGTGCGCGCCTTTTCGATGACCGACGTCGATAAGTACGGCATGACTACGATCATGAGCCGGACGCTGGAGATCGCGGGCGCAGCCGGGCGCGCCATTCACGTCTCATACGACATGGATGCGATCGATCCAAGCGAGGCGCCTGGGACGGGCACGCCGGTGAAGGGTGGCCTGAGTTTCCGTGAGGCACACCTGGCGATGGAGATGCTGTACGAGTCGGGTCAATTGCGCTCGATCGAGATGGTGGAAATCAATCCGATACTCGATACGCGCAATCAGACCGCGTCGCTTGCGGTAGGCCTGATCTGCTCGGCGCTCGGCAAATCGATTCTGTAG
- a CDS encoding BMP family ABC transporter substrate-binding protein: MAALLAAACALALTACERHQGPRPGQLMLGMVTDVGGLGDRSFNDSAYRGLLRARSKLGAYVQVLQSRSAADYQPNLIALTNLHFGMIYAIGFLMSLDLDQVAKQNPKQRYAIVDAVVDDPNVVSITFREQDGSFLAGALAAMVSKTHHIAFLGGEDIPLIRKFEAGYIAGAREVDPTIRVDVKYAGSFDDVAAGQELSDVLYDGGADIIYAAAGKVGLGTADAVKERTGDYMIGVDSDQDGLVPGKVLTSMVKRVDVAVFDVARSLQRGKPMTGHVVFGLKDGAIGLTDFRYTRAAIGAANLARLKKIEDAIVDGRINPPDTRQALAAFKPVPL; encoded by the coding sequence GTGGCCGCGCTCCTTGCAGCGGCATGCGCGCTCGCGCTCACCGCATGCGAACGGCATCAGGGGCCGCGTCCCGGACAGCTCATGCTCGGCATGGTGACCGACGTCGGCGGACTTGGCGACCGTTCGTTCAACGATTCGGCGTATCGCGGGTTACTGCGTGCCCGCTCCAAGCTCGGCGCCTACGTGCAGGTGTTGCAATCGCGCTCGGCCGCCGACTACCAGCCCAACCTGATCGCGCTCACGAATCTGCACTTCGGAATGATCTATGCCATCGGGTTCTTGATGAGCCTCGACCTCGATCAGGTCGCCAAGCAGAATCCCAAACAGCGTTATGCCATCGTGGACGCGGTCGTCGACGATCCCAACGTCGTCTCGATCACGTTTCGCGAGCAAGATGGTTCGTTCTTGGCCGGCGCGCTCGCGGCGATGGTGAGCAAGACGCATCACATCGCGTTTCTGGGTGGTGAAGATATCCCGTTGATTCGGAAATTCGAAGCCGGCTACATCGCCGGCGCGCGCGAGGTCGACCCCACGATTCGAGTCGACGTCAAATACGCCGGAAGTTTCGATGACGTGGCCGCAGGTCAAGAACTCTCCGACGTACTCTATGACGGCGGAGCCGACATCATCTACGCTGCCGCCGGGAAAGTAGGCCTCGGCACGGCCGATGCCGTCAAGGAGCGAACCGGCGACTACATGATCGGCGTCGATTCCGATCAAGACGGCTTGGTGCCCGGTAAAGTGCTGACCTCGATGGTCAAGCGCGTCGACGTCGCCGTGTTCGACGTCGCGCGGTCACTCCAGCGCGGTAAGCCGATGACCGGACACGTCGTTTTCGGTTTGAAGGACGGCGCGATTGGGCTGACCGATTTCCGCTACACTAGAGCCGCGATCGGCGCCGCGAATCTCGCACGACTGAAAAAGATCGAAGACGCAATCGTCGACGGGAGAATCAATCCGCCCGATACGCGCCAGGCGCTGGCTGCGTTCAAGCCGGTGCCGCTCTAA
- a CDS encoding ATP-binding cassette domain-containing protein, whose product MDHREPALSLRGIRKSFPGVVAVDGVDLDLYPGEIHALVGENGAGKSTLAAIAFGELAADEGSVQADGTVGLVHQHFELIGRLRVWQNVLLGREPHRGWRIDEAAARARVRALAQDNGLDIDPNAFVETLPVGVQQRVELLRELDREPAVLLLDEPTAALAPTEIENFFATVVQLAARGTAIMIVTHKLAEVMAYAARVTVMRHGRVVARMDTAQTDVGAIARAMVGGELPALAQRVPTITTPCLAVRLGPLAFDVNGGEIVGIAGVEGNGQTMLADALTGMIAYDGTIERRGTIGVIPQDRQREALVMNWPLVENVLLGRQHRPAARRGLTLDRARARSDARTIVERFDIRTASIDVRVRTLSGGNQQKVVVGRALIDEPDFVLAYNPTRGVDVGAAALVQSRLIEARNRGSAVLLISFELDEILALSDRVLVMYRGAIVGSFDHEHLDRAAIGRLMAGSS is encoded by the coding sequence ATGGATCATCGCGAGCCCGCGCTCTCCCTGCGCGGCATACGCAAGAGTTTTCCCGGGGTGGTCGCGGTCGACGGCGTCGATCTCGATCTTTATCCCGGTGAGATTCACGCGCTCGTCGGCGAGAACGGCGCGGGGAAGTCCACGCTCGCCGCGATCGCATTCGGCGAGCTTGCGGCAGATGAAGGCAGCGTCCAAGCCGATGGGACCGTTGGGCTCGTTCATCAGCATTTCGAGTTGATCGGACGCCTGCGCGTATGGCAAAACGTTTTGCTGGGCCGCGAACCCCATCGCGGCTGGCGCATCGATGAAGCCGCGGCGCGTGCGCGCGTGCGCGCGCTCGCGCAGGACAACGGGCTCGACATCGATCCGAACGCCTTCGTCGAGACGCTTCCGGTCGGCGTGCAGCAGCGCGTCGAATTACTGCGCGAGCTCGACCGCGAACCGGCCGTGCTTCTGCTCGACGAGCCGACCGCGGCGCTCGCACCGACCGAGATCGAGAATTTCTTCGCCACCGTCGTGCAGCTCGCGGCACGCGGCACCGCGATCATGATCGTCACCCACAAACTGGCCGAAGTGATGGCGTACGCGGCCCGCGTCACCGTGATGCGCCACGGCCGGGTGGTCGCACGGATGGACACCGCGCAGACCGACGTCGGCGCGATTGCGCGCGCAATGGTCGGCGGCGAATTGCCGGCGCTCGCGCAGCGCGTTCCCACGATCACCACACCGTGCCTGGCGGTGCGGCTCGGACCGCTCGCCTTCGACGTAAACGGCGGTGAGATCGTCGGCATCGCGGGCGTCGAGGGCAACGGCCAAACGATGCTCGCCGACGCCCTTACCGGAATGATCGCCTACGACGGCACGATCGAACGGCGCGGAACGATCGGCGTGATTCCCCAGGACCGCCAACGCGAGGCGCTGGTGATGAACTGGCCGCTGGTCGAGAACGTTTTGCTCGGGCGCCAGCACCGTCCGGCCGCCCGGCGCGGGCTCACGCTCGATCGCGCGCGCGCGCGCAGCGATGCGCGTACGATCGTCGAGCGCTTCGATATTCGTACGGCGAGCATCGACGTTCGAGTGCGCACGCTCTCCGGCGGTAACCAGCAAAAGGTCGTAGTCGGCCGCGCGTTGATCGACGAGCCCGATTTCGTGCTTGCTTACAATCCAACACGCGGCGTCGACGTCGGCGCCGCGGCGCTCGTGCAATCGCGATTGATCGAAGCGCGCAACCGCGGCAGTGCGGTGCTGCTGATCTCGTTCGAACTCGACGAGATCCTCGCGCTTTCCGACCGCGTGCTGGTGATGTACCGCGGCGCGATCGTCGGCAGTTTCGACCACGAGCATCTCGACCGCGCCGCCATTGGGCGGCTGATGGCGGGATCGTCATGA
- a CDS encoding ABC transporter permease → MKRGLGSIALILVLMSLAMIVAGTSPIEGFSALIVGALGGRNEIGETLVAATALLFPALGICLAFRAGLFNIGAEGQLLVGALAAGALGAVFSMPGPIGIVLLLVAGAIGGGAWGAIAGWMKARFGANEIIATLMLNFVAAAFALELVSGPLKGPLAAGAETAWLDPKYWLPTLLPGTRLSIALLLALALAALLQWVFTRTVFGYDLDASGEAPEAARRNGVNLARITWVALTLSGAVAGLGGATIVTGELHRFNTQLSPGYGFTAIAVALVGDLQPLWICVAAFGFGILESGGLAMQASAQVPKDAIHVIEGLIVFVLAARRYVATRVEGGSK, encoded by the coding sequence ATGAAACGCGGGCTCGGCTCGATCGCTCTGATTCTCGTGCTGATGTCGCTCGCGATGATCGTCGCGGGTACGAGCCCGATCGAGGGATTCTCGGCGCTGATCGTCGGCGCGCTCGGCGGGCGTAACGAGATCGGCGAAACGCTCGTCGCGGCGACCGCCCTGCTGTTTCCCGCGCTCGGCATTTGCCTTGCGTTTCGCGCCGGACTCTTCAACATCGGCGCCGAGGGCCAGTTGCTCGTCGGCGCGCTCGCCGCCGGAGCGCTCGGCGCGGTCTTCTCGATGCCGGGTCCAATCGGCATCGTGCTGCTGCTCGTCGCCGGCGCGATCGGTGGCGGCGCTTGGGGTGCGATCGCCGGTTGGATGAAGGCGCGCTTCGGCGCCAACGAAATCATCGCGACGCTGATGCTCAACTTCGTCGCGGCCGCCTTCGCACTCGAATTGGTCAGCGGTCCGCTCAAGGGTCCGCTCGCGGCCGGCGCCGAGACCGCCTGGCTCGATCCGAAATACTGGCTGCCGACGCTGCTGCCCGGGACGCGCCTCTCGATCGCGCTGCTGCTCGCCCTCGCGCTCGCCGCACTCTTGCAATGGGTCTTCACGCGGACCGTCTTCGGTTACGACCTGGACGCAAGCGGTGAGGCGCCGGAGGCGGCGCGACGCAACGGCGTCAACCTCGCACGTATCACCTGGGTCGCGCTGACGCTGTCGGGCGCCGTCGCCGGACTGGGCGGCGCAACCATCGTCACCGGCGAGCTCCACCGCTTCAATACCCAGCTCTCGCCCGGCTATGGCTTCACCGCGATCGCGGTCGCGTTGGTCGGCGATCTGCAGCCGCTTTGGATTTGCGTCGCGGCGTTCGGCTTCGGCATTTTGGAATCGGGCGGTCTGGCCATGCAAGCGAGCGCACAAGTTCCCAAAGATGCGATCCACGTCATCGAAGGCTTGATCGTCTTCGTCTTGGCCGCGCGCCGCTACGTGGCCACGCGCGTCGAAGGAGGCTCGAAGTGA
- a CDS encoding ABC transporter permease gives MNDLIVTLIVLTLIKSTPIIYAALGGVISERSGVINIGLEGMMAAGAFVAVAISFATRSPIVGLLAGIIAGAFFGYVLAIAATRFKVDQIVAGMGINLICAGGAAYGLVLLFNQPGASVQVPSLGERFWILIVLAFVLAVLLQLLLYRTPWGLRIRATGENPSAVVSAGLDPLALRVYAVVLSGALAGLGGAFLSIGELNLYSDGMTAGRGFIALAAVIFGRWHPLGATLACVVFGFFEALQYVLQGQIAWLPANAMQALPYIAALVALAGVTGRVRAPAADGVPF, from the coding sequence GTGAACGACCTGATCGTCACGCTGATCGTGCTGACGCTGATCAAGTCGACGCCGATCATCTACGCGGCGCTCGGCGGCGTGATCTCCGAGCGCTCGGGCGTGATCAATATCGGACTCGAGGGCATGATGGCCGCCGGTGCGTTCGTCGCGGTCGCGATCTCGTTCGCCACGCGCAGTCCGATCGTCGGGTTGCTGGCCGGCATCATCGCGGGTGCGTTCTTCGGATACGTGCTCGCCATCGCCGCGACGCGCTTCAAGGTCGATCAGATCGTGGCGGGGATGGGCATCAACCTGATCTGCGCGGGCGGTGCGGCCTACGGTCTGGTGCTGCTCTTCAATCAACCCGGCGCCAGCGTGCAGGTACCGAGCCTGGGCGAACGCTTCTGGATATTGATCGTGCTTGCATTCGTGCTCGCGGTGCTGCTGCAGTTGCTGCTCTACCGCACGCCGTGGGGACTACGCATCCGGGCGACCGGCGAAAATCCCAGCGCGGTCGTCTCGGCCGGACTCGATCCGCTCGCTCTGCGCGTCTACGCCGTCGTCCTCAGCGGCGCGCTGGCCGGCCTCGGCGGCGCGTTTCTCTCCATCGGTGAACTGAATCTCTATTCCGACGGCATGACGGCCGGCCGCGGCTTCATCGCCCTGGCGGCGGTGATCTTCGGCCGCTGGCATCCACTCGGCGCGACGCTCGCATGCGTGGTCTTCGGTTTCTTCGAAGCGCTGCAATACGTGTTGCAAGGGCAGATCGCGTGGCTCCCCGCGAACGCGATGCAGGCCCTTCCGTACATCGCGGCGCTGGTCGCGCTTGCGGGCGTCACCGGGCGCGTCCGCGCGCCGGCTGCCGACGGCGTACCGTTCTAG
- a CDS encoding serine hydrolase, whose protein sequence is MAPPSARAALVPPPMQTLRADLHRMVLNFPASTAVEVMDLSTGYHIGYNAAAVMPAASTIKVPVMVEVFRQLEEGRFDLDRRVTLLESDKDYGSGELCDDPVGSTYTVEDLLDKMIDISDNTATNMLIRLVGLRNINREMYSLGLDHTHLRGYVRTDTWSVRQALESSPQDMVHLLALMAERKLVDDWSSNEMISILEGDQINTLLPEPLPQGIPIAHKTGSFFDTLNDVGIVYAEAPYVIAVMTTHLPSLDLGREFIRNLSLLTFQEEARMSAWRNVVGIRPFDATDGITPPDLRYWEHSAGSSNSN, encoded by the coding sequence GTGGCTCCGCCCTCCGCGCGCGCCGCGCTTGTTCCCCCTCCGATGCAAACGCTGCGTGCGGACCTCCACCGCATGGTGTTGAATTTTCCCGCGTCGACCGCCGTCGAAGTCATGGATCTCTCGACCGGCTATCACATCGGCTATAACGCCGCGGCGGTGATGCCGGCGGCATCGACGATCAAGGTTCCGGTCATGGTCGAGGTGTTCCGTCAGCTCGAAGAAGGCCGCTTCGATCTCGACCGGCGCGTAACGCTCCTCGAGAGCGACAAGGATTACGGCTCGGGCGAACTCTGCGACGACCCGGTCGGCAGCACGTACACGGTCGAAGACCTGCTCGATAAGATGATCGACATCAGCGATAACACCGCGACCAACATGTTGATTCGTCTGGTCGGCCTGCGCAATATCAATCGCGAGATGTACAGCCTCGGCCTCGATCACACGCATCTCCGCGGTTACGTGCGCACCGACACCTGGTCGGTGCGTCAAGCGCTGGAATCATCGCCGCAGGACATGGTCCACTTGCTTGCGCTAATGGCCGAGCGCAAACTCGTCGACGACTGGTCGTCGAACGAGATGATCTCGATTCTCGAGGGCGATCAGATCAACACGCTGCTCCCCGAACCGCTTCCGCAAGGCATTCCGATCGCGCACAAGACCGGCAGTTTCTTCGACACGCTCAACGACGTCGGCATCGTGTATGCCGAGGCGCCGTATGTCATCGCCGTGATGACGACGCACTTGCCATCGCTCGATTTGGGTCGCGAATTCATCCGCAACCTCTCGCTTTTGACCTTCCAAGAGGAAGCGCGCATGTCCGCCTGGCGCAACGTGGTCGGCATCCGTCCGTTCGATGCGACCGACGGCATTACACCGCCGGACCTGCGCTACTGGGAACACAGCGCCGGGTCATCCAATTCAAACTAG
- a CDS encoding branched-chain amino acid transaminase: protein MDLSSITVYAGGSFRRYDEAKVGLLTHGLQYGTGCFEGIRGYWSDRDRELYLVLLREHYERLQTSAKILLMTVPHSIDELIEITAELCARNRFETDIYVRPCIFKAAEDIGVRLHNVPDSFAIIPVPFTSYLDTTKGLNVCISSWRRADDTMAPPRAKITGLYVNSALAKSEAITNGYDEAILLSHDGHVAEGSAENVFLVRGGKLLTPDPSQNVLEGCTRRAIMDIAKTLGIETIERSIDRGELYAADELFFTGTAAGLAHIASVDRRMVGDGRVGPITRMLSEVYQRAVHNQDPAWSQWLTATYASREKATV, encoded by the coding sequence GTGGATCTCTCGTCGATTACCGTATACGCCGGCGGCTCGTTCCGCCGCTATGACGAAGCCAAGGTTGGATTGCTGACCCATGGCCTGCAGTACGGCACGGGCTGCTTCGAAGGCATTCGCGGCTATTGGAGCGATCGCGACCGCGAACTGTATCTCGTGCTCCTGCGCGAGCACTACGAACGACTGCAAACCTCCGCAAAAATTTTGCTGATGACGGTGCCCCATTCGATCGACGAGCTGATCGAGATCACCGCTGAGCTGTGCGCGCGCAACCGGTTCGAGACCGATATCTACGTGCGTCCGTGCATCTTCAAGGCTGCCGAAGACATCGGTGTGCGCCTGCACAACGTACCCGATTCGTTCGCAATCATCCCGGTGCCGTTTACGAGTTATCTCGATACGACCAAAGGTCTCAACGTTTGCATCAGCTCGTGGCGCCGCGCCGACGACACGATGGCCCCGCCGCGCGCAAAGATCACGGGCCTCTACGTCAACTCCGCGCTCGCCAAATCGGAAGCGATCACCAACGGGTACGACGAAGCGATTCTCCTCTCACACGACGGACACGTCGCTGAGGGATCGGCCGAAAACGTCTTTCTCGTGCGCGGCGGTAAATTGCTCACGCCGGATCCTTCGCAAAACGTGCTCGAGGGCTGCACGCGCCGCGCGATCATGGACATTGCAAAAACGCTCGGGATCGAAACGATCGAACGATCGATCGATCGCGGCGAACTCTACGCCGCGGACGAACTCTTCTTTACCGGAACCGCCGCCGGCCTCGCGCACATCGCGTCGGTGGACCGGCGGATGGTCGGTGACGGCCGGGTCGGTCCGATCACCCGCATGCTCTCCGAAGTCTATCAACGCGCCGTGCACAACCAAGACCCCGCCTGGAGTCAATGGCTCACCGCGACGTACGCTTCGCGAGAGAAAGCAACGGTATAA
- a CDS encoding OFA family MFS transporter translates to MASTSASSGNRWGVLIAGIGVMLCLGTVYSWSIFTRPLLAAFGWTNEVVTWAFAVAIFCVGFGTVIGGRWQDRVGPRSVALTGVILWGIGWLLAGLGTASLGQWWLYLTYGLIAGFGAGMAYVTPVAVVAKWFPDRRGLGTGLVVMGYGLGAFVYNQIVPRIPSFAAAAKASAAYAAARAAAIKAGTAFSAAQYLLTSDQVHSVMNVFIWSGVVFIIIGGVCAWLLSNPPQGYSVPGAVAAAAASGPSFTASQALGMPQLYLLWVLLFLNVTAGILIISNAVPIFSDLTGLTAAIVGPLYGLLAVFNGLGRFFWGSVSDRIGRPMTYTVMYLIQVVIFFFLGGLHDATVVGIAFAIVLACYGGGFGVMPSFTADFFGTKNLGQIYGIILTAWAFAGLVGPLLAAWVKDHTGSFTGAMPWVAGMLIIAAIIPFFVKKPSEQPKQPKAATA, encoded by the coding sequence ATGGCTTCCACTTCCGCGTCCTCGGGAAATCGCTGGGGCGTTTTGATCGCCGGCATCGGTGTGATGCTGTGCTTGGGAACCGTCTACTCGTGGAGTATTTTTACGCGGCCGCTGCTTGCCGCATTCGGCTGGACGAATGAAGTCGTAACTTGGGCCTTCGCGGTGGCGATTTTCTGCGTCGGGTTCGGCACCGTGATCGGCGGCCGCTGGCAAGATCGCGTCGGCCCGCGCAGCGTCGCGCTCACGGGCGTCATCCTCTGGGGCATCGGCTGGCTGCTCGCGGGCCTCGGCACCGCGAGCCTGGGCCAGTGGTGGCTCTACCTCACCTACGGGCTGATCGCGGGCTTCGGTGCCGGCATGGCGTACGTCACGCCGGTGGCGGTGGTGGCGAAGTGGTTCCCCGACCGCCGCGGTTTGGGGACCGGCCTCGTGGTAATGGGCTACGGCCTCGGCGCCTTCGTCTACAATCAAATCGTGCCGCGCATTCCCAGCTTCGCCGCCGCCGCGAAGGCATCGGCGGCATACGCGGCAGCTCGTGCGGCCGCCATCAAGGCCGGTACGGCGTTCAGCGCCGCGCAGTACTTGCTCACCTCGGACCAAGTCCACTCGGTGATGAACGTCTTCATCTGGTCGGGCGTCGTGTTCATCATCATCGGCGGTGTCTGCGCCTGGCTGCTGAGCAACCCGCCGCAAGGCTATTCGGTACCGGGCGCGGTCGCCGCGGCAGCTGCAAGCGGGCCAAGCTTCACCGCCTCGCAGGCGCTGGGAATGCCGCAGCTCTACCTCTTGTGGGTGCTCCTCTTCCTCAACGTGACCGCCGGCATCCTGATCATCTCGAATGCCGTGCCGATCTTCAGCGATCTCACCGGATTGACGGCGGCGATCGTCGGCCCGCTCTACGGGCTGCTCGCGGTCTTCAACGGCCTCGGGCGGTTCTTCTGGGGTTCGGTCTCCGACCGCATCGGCCGGCCGATGACCTACACCGTCATGTATCTGATCCAGGTCGTGATCTTCTTCTTCCTTGGAGGCTTGCACGACGCGACGGTCGTCGGCATCGCTTTCGCGATCGTACTTGCCTGCTACGGCGGCGGGTTCGGAGTCATGCCGTCCTTTACGGCCGACTTCTTCGGGACGAAGAACCTCGGCCAAATCTACGGCATCATCCTCACCGCGTGGGCCTTTGCCGGGCTGGTCGGCCCGCTCCTCGCGGCGTGGGTGAAGGATCACACCGGTTCGTTCACCGGCGCGATGCCGTGGGTGGCCGGCATGCTGATCATCGCTGCGATCATCCCGTTCTTCGTGAAGAAACCCTCGGAACAGCCGAAGCAACCCAAGGCAGCGACGGCGTAG